A region of Mesoplodon densirostris isolate mMesDen1 chromosome 11, mMesDen1 primary haplotype, whole genome shotgun sequence DNA encodes the following proteins:
- the TSPO gene encoding translocator protein — translation MAPPWVPAVGFTLVPSLGGFLGSHYVHGESLRWYAALQKPSWHPPRWMLAPIWGTLYSAMGYGSYMIWKELGGFSKEAVVPLGLYAGQLALNWAWPPLFFGARQMGWALVDLLLMGGVAAATAVAWHQVSPPAACLLYPYLAWLAFAATLNYCVWRDNQDHSRGRRLSE, via the exons atgGCCCCGCCCTGGGTGCCCGCCGTGGGCTTCACGCTGGTGCCCAGTCTGGGGGGCTTCCTGGGCTCCCACTATGTCCACGGAGAGAGTCTCCGCTGGTACGCCGCCCTGCAGAAGCCCTCGTGGCACCCGCCCCGCTGGATGCTGGCTCCCATCTGGGGCACGCTGTACTCGGCCATGGG GTATGGCTCCTACATGATCTGGAAAGAGCTGGGGGGCTTCTCGAAGGAGGCTGTGGTTCCCCTGGGCCTCTACGCTGGGCAGCTGGCTCTGAACTGGGCATGGCCTCCCCTCTTCTTCGGTGCCCGACAAATGGGTTGG GCCTTGGTGGATCTCCTGCTGATGGGTGGAGTGGCGGCAGCCACGGCCGTGGCCTGGCACCAGGTGAGCCCACCAGCCGCCTGCCTGCTCTACCCGTACCTGGCCTGGCTGGCCTTTGCGGCCACACTCAACTACTGCGTCTGGCGCGACAACCAGGACCACAGCCGTGGCCGTCGGCTCTCGGAATGA